In a genomic window of Kwoniella mangroviensis CBS 8507 chromosome 2, whole genome shotgun sequence:
- a CDS encoding thioredoxin: protein MAPNITEIDSTSQFDGIVRSLPPSQLLVIDFHAVWCGPCHAIAPVLEQLSNSYKHVKFVKIDVDRQAQLAQRFQVRAMPTFKFLKGGREVDELRGASPPQLNALVSKHAGTPAAATSAQASSSSSTVKSSASSESTGSLLKHIVSNGLSCLNESSDHPLSSIVGPNPGPKGTSYLESDADAELLISIPFQDQVKLKSISIFSAISPSQAPKSIKLFINTPNIDFTDAESLNPAQEIELTPEQVKGEKVDLRFVRFQNVRSLHILIKDNQEDEETTRIDSIDIFGTTGDASTEKAPAGQAAGGGSMMDRLMGRA from the exons ATGGCCCCGAACATCACGGAGATCGATTCAACTTCTC AGTTCGATGGTATCGTCAGGAGTTTGCCGCCAAGTCAGCTTCTTGTAATAG ATTTTCATGCG GTTTGGTGCGGTCCATGCCACGCTATTGCCCCGGTGCTAGAACAGCTCTCGAACTCT TATAAACACGTAAAATTCGTT AAAATAGATGTGGATCGACAAGCTCAACTCGCTCAGAGATTCCAGGTCAGGGCCATGCCTACCTTCAAATTCTtgaagggaggaagagaagtagaTGAG CTTCGTGGAGcttctcctcctcagctCAACGCTCTCGTCTCCAAGCATGCAGGCACACCAGCCGCCGCTACAAGCGCACAAgcctcttcgtcctcatccaccGTGAAATCATCTGCTTCTAGCGAAAGCACCGGATCCCTTCTCAAACACATCGTTTCAAATGGATTATCATGTCTCAACGAATCATCTGATCACCCACTTTCGTCAATCGTCGGACCCAACCCTGGACCAAAAGGGACATCGTACCTTGAATCAGATGCAGATGCGGAACTACTCAtctccatcccattccaagATCAAGTAAAGCTCAAGtccatctctatcttctCAGCCATCAGTCCTTCTCAAGCTCCTAAATCAATCAAGCTATTCATCAATACTCCCAATATCGATTTCACAGATGCGGAAAGTCTAAACCCAGCTCAGGAGATCGAATTGACACCCGAACAggtcaaaggtgaaaaagtGGATTTGAGATTTGTTAGATTCCAAAACGTTAGAAGTTTACATATTTTGATCAAGGATAAtcaggaggacgaggagacTACTAGgatcgattcgattgatatcttcggtacga CCGGAGATGCGAGTACCGAAAAAGCTCCTGCTGGGCAAGCTGCAGGCGGTGGTTCCATGATGGACAGACTAATGGGCAGAGCTTAG